A single Pseudomonas sp. DC1.2 DNA region contains:
- a CDS encoding YjfI family protein: MKQMRAGLGAAGYVKHETWVLPENRSLLKQMEKQLRQPILAGSFMSENYMSAGTNWNIDRLSSALQALDEVVSNDITLSLVQGSESSIKLEMNDFGGLPIYIAVVGEQIIVDTVLVDVESINDVPAFNDAVLRSREMFPLSSIGIESMPNGQIVYNMFGSLSSDSSLTNVVTEVKTLVDNVQRASEAFERFFN, from the coding sequence ATGAAGCAGATGCGCGCGGGCCTGGGGGCCGCCGGTTATGTGAAACACGAGACTTGGGTGCTTCCTGAAAATCGAAGCCTGCTCAAGCAGATGGAGAAACAGCTACGCCAACCGATCCTGGCTGGCTCATTCATGTCGGAGAATTACATGAGCGCAGGTACTAACTGGAACATCGATCGCCTCAGCAGCGCACTTCAGGCTCTGGATGAAGTGGTCTCGAATGACATCACCCTCTCCCTCGTTCAAGGCTCCGAGTCCAGCATCAAGCTGGAAATGAACGATTTCGGTGGCTTGCCGATTTACATCGCAGTGGTTGGCGAGCAGATCATCGTTGACACCGTTCTGGTCGACGTCGAGTCCATCAACGACGTGCCAGCCTTCAATGACGCGGTGCTGCGCAGTCGTGAAATGTTCCCGCTGTCCTCGATCGGGATCGAGTCCATGCCCAACGGGCAAATTGTGTACAACATGTTTGGCTCGCTGAGTTCCGACTCCAGCCTGACCAACGTCGTGACCGAGGTCAAAACCCTGGTCGACAACGTGCAGCGCGCGAGCGAAGCCTTTGAACGTTTCTTCAATTAA
- a CDS encoding rhomboid family intramembrane serine protease — MDTLKGFKTIAGVAIFMVAVQLVNAATGYSLIAFSLVPRTLHGLPGIITSPFLHASFAHLSANLIAFLILGTLVIIEGLNRFLAVSAIIILLGGALVWLFGFSGAHVGASGWVFGLWAYILSRAWFQRSWGNLIMAGGVAALYGGLIFGFLPRQGISFEGHIAGAFAGFIAAKVLFSAPRSRFNAAR; from the coding sequence ATGGATACCCTGAAAGGTTTCAAAACAATCGCAGGCGTGGCGATCTTCATGGTCGCAGTGCAACTGGTCAATGCGGCGACTGGCTACAGCCTTATCGCCTTCAGCCTGGTACCGAGAACCTTGCACGGATTGCCAGGGATTATTACCTCGCCCTTTTTGCATGCCTCCTTTGCACACCTGAGCGCTAACCTGATTGCCTTTTTGATCCTCGGTACGCTGGTCATTATCGAAGGACTTAACCGGTTCCTGGCCGTTAGCGCCATCATCATTCTGCTGGGCGGTGCGCTGGTCTGGCTGTTCGGTTTTTCCGGCGCGCACGTCGGTGCGAGCGGTTGGGTGTTCGGGCTGTGGGCGTACATTCTGTCGCGCGCCTGGTTCCAAAGAAGCTGGGGCAACCTGATCATGGCCGGTGGGGTGGCCGCGCTTTATGGCGGCCTGATTTTTGGCTTCCTTCCTCGCCAGGGCATTTCCTTCGAAGGACATATCGCGGGTGCGTTCGCCGGATTTATTGCAGCCAAAGTGCTTTTCTCTGCGCCGCGCAGCAGGTTTAATGCCGCCCGGTAA
- a CDS encoding cysteine hydrolase family protein, translating to MAKQALIVVDIQNDYFPHGKWPLVGADAAADNAERIIQAFRQAGDAVLHIRHEFTSADAPFFTPGSEGAKLHRKVLNQADEPVVLKHFVNAFRETELKAMLDQQHIEHLVIVGSMSHMCIDGITRHAADLGYTVTVIHDACATRDLEFNGLTVPAAHVHAAFMSSLGFAYASVISADEFLRSGD from the coding sequence ATGGCCAAGCAAGCGCTCATCGTAGTCGATATCCAGAATGACTACTTCCCCCACGGCAAGTGGCCCTTGGTCGGCGCCGATGCCGCCGCAGACAACGCAGAACGGATCATCCAGGCGTTTCGCCAAGCGGGTGATGCGGTGCTGCACATCCGTCATGAGTTCACCTCCGCCGACGCGCCGTTTTTCACCCCGGGCTCAGAAGGCGCGAAACTGCACCGCAAAGTCCTCAACCAAGCCGACGAGCCCGTGGTGCTCAAACACTTCGTCAACGCGTTTCGCGAAACCGAATTGAAGGCAATGCTCGACCAGCAACACATTGAGCACCTGGTGATTGTCGGCAGCATGAGCCATATGTGTATCGATGGCATCACCCGTCATGCGGCCGACCTCGGCTACACCGTCACGGTGATCCACGACGCCTGCGCGACCCGTGATCTGGAATTCAACGGCCTCACCGTACCCGCGGCCCATGTCCACGCCGCGTTCATGTCGTCCCTGGGTTTCGCGTATGCCAGCGTGATCTCGGCTGACGAATTCCTGCGCAGCGGCGATTAA
- a CDS encoding PspA/IM30 family protein, protein MTQSIWSKLFTALRGGANEVGESIVDQQALRILDQEIRDADSALANAKRELVTIMAKHKLSADRVSEYNAKIKDLESKAMAAIQANREDLAMEVAEAISTLTNELDVEQKQATEFGGYADNMRKDITKAESRIKSLRQQVDMAKARESVQKAQVSASIASGGANGKLETAVGTLNRLQAKQQQRAAELEAQDELAEASTGNDLERKLREAGITPDQGSANAILDRLKKKSAE, encoded by the coding sequence ATGACTCAGTCCATCTGGAGCAAATTGTTCACCGCGCTGCGCGGCGGTGCCAACGAAGTCGGCGAATCGATCGTCGATCAACAGGCCCTGCGCATCCTCGACCAGGAAATTCGTGACGCAGACAGCGCACTCGCCAACGCCAAGCGTGAGCTGGTCACCATTATGGCGAAGCACAAACTCTCGGCCGACCGGGTCAGCGAGTACAACGCCAAGATCAAGGACCTGGAGTCCAAGGCCATGGCCGCGATCCAGGCCAACCGTGAAGACTTGGCAATGGAAGTGGCCGAAGCCATTTCGACCCTGACCAACGAACTCGATGTCGAGCAAAAGCAGGCCACCGAATTCGGCGGTTACGCTGACAACATGCGCAAAGACATCACCAAAGCCGAAAGCCGCATCAAAAGCCTGCGCCAGCAAGTGGACATGGCCAAGGCCCGCGAAAGCGTGCAGAAAGCACAGGTCAGCGCTTCGATTGCCAGTGGGGGCGCCAACGGCAAGCTGGAAACCGCCGTCGGTACGCTGAACCGCCTGCAAGCCAAGCAACAGCAACGCGCCGCCGAACTGGAGGCCCAGGACGAACTGGCCGAAGCGTCGACCGGTAACGACCTGGAGCGCAAGCTTCGCGAAGCCGGCATCACACCGGACCAGGGCAGCGCCAACGCGATCCTGGATCGCCTGAAGAAAAAATCGGCCGAGTAA
- a CDS encoding GlxA family transcriptional regulator, which produces MDAQRAVAELGVLIYPGAQMAAVHGLTDLFAVANRIATEHQTAQLPLLRVSHWRVDGDQAPERVYDSHPGSDSVLVAVMIPPSIAGFSEGQAPQGLIRWLRQQHAQGAILGGVCVGSILLAESGLLDGRSATTHWSSAKAFAERYPAIKLKADTPIVDDGDLITTAGLMAWSELGLRMVNRLLGPSLATLTARFLVVEHSDSASQCGSHFSPILSHGDASILKTQHWLQSTGATEVSLAVMAQQAGLEERTFLRRFRAATGLKPTEYCQHLRVGKAREMLEFTNGTIDHIAWTVGYQDPSAFRAMFKKITGLSPNDYRTRFGVTAPASVAR; this is translated from the coding sequence ATGGACGCACAAAGGGCCGTCGCTGAGTTGGGAGTGTTGATCTATCCCGGCGCGCAGATGGCTGCGGTGCATGGGCTGACGGATTTGTTCGCCGTTGCCAACCGCATCGCCACCGAGCATCAAACGGCACAATTGCCGTTGCTGCGGGTCAGCCATTGGCGGGTTGATGGCGATCAGGCACCTGAGCGGGTGTATGACAGTCATCCGGGGTCGGACAGCGTCTTGGTGGCGGTCATGATCCCGCCGTCGATTGCCGGTTTTTCCGAGGGCCAGGCACCACAGGGGTTGATTCGCTGGCTTCGTCAGCAGCACGCTCAAGGTGCGATCCTCGGCGGGGTCTGTGTGGGTTCTATTCTGCTCGCCGAAAGTGGCCTGCTCGATGGCCGCAGCGCCACCACTCATTGGTCCTCGGCGAAGGCCTTTGCCGAGCGTTATCCGGCCATTAAACTCAAGGCCGATACGCCCATCGTCGACGATGGTGACCTGATTACCACCGCTGGGCTGATGGCGTGGTCCGAGCTGGGCTTGCGCATGGTCAACCGTCTATTGGGGCCAAGCCTCGCTACGCTCACCGCGCGTTTTTTGGTGGTGGAACACAGCGACAGTGCGAGCCAGTGCGGTAGCCATTTTTCGCCGATCCTGAGCCATGGCGACGCCTCGATTCTCAAAACCCAGCATTGGCTGCAAAGCACCGGGGCGACAGAGGTTTCATTGGCTGTTATGGCGCAGCAGGCCGGGCTGGAGGAACGTACCTTCCTGCGCCGATTCCGGGCCGCGACCGGGCTCAAGCCTACCGAGTATTGCCAGCACCTGAGGGTTGGCAAGGCGCGGGAAATGCTTGAGTTCACCAATGGCACCATTGATCACATTGCCTGGACCGTTGGCTACCAGGACCCCAGTGCGTTTCGCGCCATGTTCAAGAAAATTACCGGTCTGTCGCCCAATGATTACCGGACAAGGTTTGGCGTGACAGCGCCTGCAAGTGTGGCGCGCTAA